Proteins encoded by one window of Rhodamnia argentea isolate NSW1041297 chromosome 6, ASM2092103v1, whole genome shotgun sequence:
- the LOC125315540 gene encoding uncharacterized protein LOC125315540 translates to MDFTDPLINLFNLEMANPAFDDLQGEQRIMSDAPPAHYIVKIEAFSSLSKNSVGKYESGVFQAGGYKWKLVLYPNGNTSKNVKEHVSLYLSMAETSSFPSGWEVHASVRFFLLDQDKDSYMIIQDDMRKEWRFHGMKIERGFDQFIPLKTFNDAQNGYLVDDTCVFGAEVFVTRERSTGKGENLSMVKDRVVQNSTWWIYNFSKLDKEFSESKVFIAGNQKWKLRLYPNGKGTGLGTFISLYVVLADADTLPPGTKVLADFSVRIVDQLLGRNFLGKANHWFSASSQESGWAGFVSHATFYYAKTGTLVKDTCLVEVEVAVLGMVNAL, encoded by the exons GAGAACAGAGAATCATGTCAGATGCTCCACCAGCTCACTACATAGTCAAGATAGAGGCATTCTCATCGCTCTCGAAGAACTCTGTGGGCAAGTATGAGTCCGGGGTCTTCCAAGCTGGAGGCTACAAATG GAAGCTGGTTCTTTACCCCAATGGGAACACGAGCAAGAATGTGAAAGAGCATGTCTCGCTTTACCTGTCAATGGCGGAAACAAGCTCGTTTCCCTCAGGTTGGGAAGTTCATGCTTCAGTTAGATTCTTTCTGCTTGACCAGGACAAAGACAGTTACATGATAATCCAAG ATGACATGAGAAAGGAATGGCGCTTTCACGGGATGAAGATCGAACGCGGCTTCGACCAATTCATTCCTCTGAAGACATTCAACGACGCGCAGAACGGATATCTCGTGGACGATACTTGTGTGTTCGGCGCGGAGGTTTTCGTTACGAGGGAAAGGAGCACTGGCAAAGGAGAGAATCTGTCAATGGTAAAGGACAGAGTCGTTCAAAATAGCACCTGGTGGATCTACAACTTCTCCAAATTGGACAAGGAATTCTCCGAGTCGAAAGTATTCATAGCCGGAAACCAGAAATG GAAACTTCGGCTCTATCCGAACGGAAAGGGAACCGGCCTCGGGACTTTCATCTCTCTATATGTAGTTTTAGCCGACGCGGACACCCTTCCTCCCGGTACTAAAGTACTCGCAGACTTCTCGGTGCGCATCGTGGATCAGCTTCTAGGAAGGAATTTCCTTGGAAAGG CTAATCACTGGTTCAGCGCCTCGAGCCAGGAGTCCGGTTGGGCGGGATTCGTTTCGCACGCCACCTTCTATTATGCCAAAACAGGCACTTTGGTGAAAGACACTTGCTTGGTTGAGGTCGAGGTCGCTGTCCTGGGCATGGTGAATGCCCTGTGA